In Halosegnis marinus, one genomic interval encodes:
- the uvrA gene encoding excinuclease ABC subunit UvrA codes for MSKDYIEVRGAEEHNLKDIDVRIPREEFTVVTGLSGSGKSSLAFETVYAEGQRRYIESLSAYARNFLGQMDKPQVENVEGLSPAISIDQKNAANNPRSTVGTVTELHDYLRLLYARVGTPHCPECGREVGEQSAQNMVSRILDLPEGTRAKLAAPVVRDQKGAFEDLFDELVSEGYARVEVDGEAYDLTTERPDLDENYNHTVDVVVDRVKTSEEARSRITDSVETALDEADGALKVILPNPPEGIDLGSETRSTGDLAGDDDDRLVVTFSEDLACTHCGIDLPEIETRSFSFNSPHGACPACEGIGETKEVDPDLVVTDPDQPIKDVFEPWSYSRSYYRTRLDSVAEHFGVSVNATFSDLDDEVQDAFLYGTDEEVVFKRRTKNGTRRKQKRFEGVIPNLDRRYIETDSESTRDHIEKYMATTTCPECDGTRLKPESRAVLVTDTAITEINRMSIGDAREHFEGLESELSDRDRTIAEEIFKEIRARLGFMEEVGLEYLTLDREASTLSGGESQRIRLATQVGSGLVGVLYVLDEPSIGLHQRDNDKLLDTLEGLRDLGNTLVVVEHDEETMWRADNVIDMGPGPGKRGGEVVAQGTVEDITATEGSVTGDYLAGREAIPVPEERREPQGYLTVKGARQHNLADLDVAFPLGCFTAITGVSGSGKSTLLHEILYKGLRKRMNDSDVNPGEHDDIEGIEGIETVRLIDQSPIGRTPRSNPATYTGVFDHIRELFAETKLAKQRGYEKGRFSFNVKGGRCEACGGQGTVKIDMNFLSDVYVPCEECGGARYNDETLQVEYKGATISDVLDMEVDEAYDFFESHSGLRRRLQLLKDVGLGYMRLGQPSTTLSGGEAQRVKLAEELGKKDSGDALYLLDEPTTGLHSADERKLIEVLQRLTDDGNTVAVVEHELDLVKNADHVIDLGPEGGEHGGTLVAEGTPEEIAEVEASHTGRYLRDLLPSVELEGPRSGSRRHELKRGEAEVPAADD; via the coding sequence ATGAGCAAGGACTACATCGAGGTCCGCGGGGCCGAGGAACACAACCTCAAGGACATCGACGTCCGCATCCCCCGCGAGGAGTTCACCGTCGTCACCGGCCTGTCGGGGTCGGGCAAATCCTCGCTCGCGTTCGAGACGGTTTACGCCGAGGGCCAGCGCCGGTACATCGAGTCGCTGTCGGCGTACGCCCGGAACTTCCTCGGGCAGATGGACAAGCCGCAGGTGGAGAACGTCGAGGGGCTGTCGCCGGCCATCTCCATCGACCAGAAGAACGCCGCGAACAACCCCCGCTCGACGGTCGGGACGGTCACGGAACTCCACGACTACCTGCGCCTGCTGTACGCCCGCGTCGGGACGCCCCACTGTCCCGAGTGCGGCCGCGAGGTGGGCGAGCAGTCGGCCCAGAACATGGTGTCGCGCATCCTCGACCTGCCGGAGGGAACGCGCGCGAAGCTCGCCGCGCCGGTCGTGCGCGACCAGAAGGGCGCGTTCGAGGACCTGTTCGACGAACTCGTTTCGGAGGGGTACGCCCGCGTCGAGGTGGACGGCGAGGCGTACGACCTGACGACGGAGCGGCCCGACCTCGACGAGAACTACAACCACACCGTCGACGTGGTGGTCGACCGCGTGAAGACGAGCGAGGAGGCGCGCTCGCGCATCACCGACTCGGTGGAGACGGCCCTCGACGAGGCCGACGGCGCGCTGAAGGTGATTCTGCCGAACCCCCCCGAGGGCATCGACCTCGGGAGCGAGACGCGCTCGACGGGCGACCTCGCCGGCGACGACGACGACCGGCTCGTCGTCACCTTCTCCGAGGACCTCGCGTGTACCCACTGCGGCATCGACCTCCCCGAAATCGAGACGCGGTCGTTCTCGTTCAACAGCCCGCACGGCGCGTGTCCCGCCTGCGAGGGCATCGGCGAGACGAAGGAGGTGGACCCGGACCTCGTGGTCACGGACCCAGACCAGCCCATCAAGGACGTGTTCGAGCCGTGGTCGTACTCGCGGTCGTACTACCGCACGCGGCTGGACTCGGTCGCCGAGCACTTCGGCGTGAGCGTGAACGCGACGTTCTCGGACCTCGACGACGAGGTGCAGGACGCCTTCCTCTACGGGACGGACGAGGAGGTCGTGTTCAAGCGCCGGACGAAGAACGGCACCCGGCGCAAGCAGAAGCGGTTCGAGGGCGTGATTCCGAACCTCGACCGCCGCTACATCGAGACGGACTCGGAGTCCACGCGCGACCACATCGAGAAGTACATGGCGACGACGACGTGCCCGGAGTGCGACGGCACGCGCCTGAAGCCCGAGTCCCGGGCCGTCCTCGTCACGGACACCGCCATCACGGAGATAAACCGGATGAGCATCGGCGACGCCCGCGAGCACTTCGAGGGGCTCGAATCCGAGCTCTCCGACCGCGACCGCACCATCGCCGAGGAGATATTCAAGGAGATACGCGCGCGCCTCGGCTTCATGGAGGAGGTCGGACTGGAGTACCTCACCCTCGACCGCGAGGCCTCCACGCTGTCGGGCGGCGAGAGCCAGCGCATCCGGCTGGCGACGCAGGTCGGCTCGGGCCTCGTCGGGGTGCTGTACGTGCTGGACGAGCCGTCCATCGGCCTCCACCAGCGCGACAACGACAAGCTCCTGGACACGCTGGAGGGACTCCGCGACCTCGGCAACACGCTCGTCGTCGTCGAACACGACGAGGAGACGATGTGGCGCGCGGACAACGTCATCGACATGGGGCCCGGCCCCGGCAAGCGCGGCGGCGAGGTCGTCGCGCAGGGCACCGTCGAGGACATCACGGCCACGGAGGGCTCCGTCACCGGCGACTACCTCGCCGGCCGGGAGGCGATTCCCGTGCCCGAGGAGCGCCGCGAGCCGCAGGGGTATCTGACCGTCAAGGGCGCGCGTCAGCACAACCTCGCCGACCTCGACGTGGCCTTCCCGCTGGGCTGTTTCACCGCCATCACCGGCGTCTCCGGCTCGGGGAAGTCCACACTCCTCCACGAGATACTGTACAAGGGGCTCCGCAAGCGGATGAACGACTCCGACGTGAACCCCGGCGAGCACGACGACATCGAGGGTATCGAGGGCATCGAGACGGTGCGGCTCATCGACCAGTCGCCAATCGGCCGGACGCCGCGGTCGAACCCCGCGACGTACACCGGGGTCTTCGACCACATCCGGGAACTGTTCGCCGAGACGAAGCTCGCCAAACAGCGCGGCTACGAGAAGGGGCGCTTCTCGTTCAACGTGAAGGGCGGGCGGTGTGAGGCCTGCGGCGGGCAGGGCACCGTCAAGATAGACATGAACTTCCTCTCGGACGTGTACGTCCCCTGCGAGGAGTGCGGCGGGGCGCGCTACAACGACGAGACGCTCCAGGTCGAGTACAAGGGCGCGACCATCTCCGACGTGCTCGACATGGAGGTGGACGAGGCGTACGACTTCTTCGAGAGCCACTCGGGGCTGCGCCGCCGGCTCCAACTGCTGAAGGACGTGGGGCTCGGCTACATGCGGCTCGGCCAGCCATCGACCACGCTCTCGGGCGGGGAGGCCCAGCGCGTGAAGCTCGCGGAGGAACTCGGCAAGAAGGACTCCGGCGACGCGCTGTACCTGCTGGACGAGCCGACCACGGGGCTCCACTCCGCCGACGAGCGGAAGCTCATCGAGGTGCTCCAGCGCCTCACCGACGACGGCAACACCGTCGCCGTCGTGGAACACGAACTCGACCTCGTGAAGAACGCCGACCACGTCATCGACCTCGGCCCCGAGGGCGGCGAACACGGCGGCACGCTCGTCGCCGAGGGCACCCCCGAGGAGATAGCCGAGGTGGAGGCCTCCCACACGGGCCGGTACCTCCGCGACCTGCTCCCCTCGGTCGAGTTGGAGGGGCCGCGCTCCGGGAGCCGCCGCCACGAACTGAAGCGGGGCGAGGCCGAGGTTCCCGCCGCGGACGACTAG